One Flavobacterium sp. 90 DNA segment encodes these proteins:
- a CDS encoding DUF4231 domain-containing protein, with product MNSIIINNIGKVITFYSFKGGVGRTMALSNVATLLSKWGKKILIIDFDLEAPGVEKYFTSADFVFSKDRTDCFGVVDILTSFSKKNNKISWQDCIISATSTRNKIKCDIISAGKDDKSYATNLQNLNWDFLFEECNLGEELEIMRNEWIQNYDYVLIDSRTGISDIGGICTIYLPDIIAFLFTTNDASLNGCIDVIKRAKESRNKMPYDRSFLVAIPIPSRDESRTEFESSQRWKNVFEEKLNTLYNDWLPKDISIKSAIDLLKVPYIPYWSFGDRLPVIEEGTSENSIGYSYEKIALLINNDFDWSKVKTGLTIEDIDTIIEKKESKLSSKLPNMEIENYIIQRVDDQIRYYSIASSRNRLLYLTIMTFQIFLGAYLPILTRVSLSLNIDLQISLIGAFIIILTGLQGIGNFKEKWVLYRKTAEKIKQEKFKFLTIPDKYKEEEFFNFVRKIEEIFASENNEWIDSAKKENYNSSSK from the coding sequence ATGAATAGCATAATAATAAACAATATAGGCAAGGTAATAACTTTCTACTCCTTCAAAGGAGGAGTTGGTAGAACAATGGCATTATCTAATGTAGCAACATTGCTTTCAAAATGGGGGAAGAAAATTTTAATAATTGATTTCGATTTAGAAGCTCCAGGAGTTGAAAAATATTTTACTTCAGCAGATTTTGTTTTTTCAAAAGATAGAACAGATTGCTTTGGTGTAGTTGATATACTTACCTCTTTTTCAAAAAAAAATAATAAAATTTCTTGGCAAGATTGTATAATATCAGCAACTTCAACAAGAAATAAAATCAAATGCGATATTATTTCTGCTGGAAAAGACGATAAAAGTTACGCCACTAATTTGCAAAACTTAAATTGGGACTTCTTATTTGAAGAATGTAACCTCGGTGAAGAGTTAGAAATAATGAGAAATGAATGGATACAAAACTATGATTATGTTTTAATTGATAGTCGAACTGGAATTTCAGATATTGGCGGGATATGTACTATTTATCTACCTGATATTATCGCATTTCTATTCACAACAAACGATGCCAGTTTAAATGGTTGCATTGACGTAATTAAAAGGGCCAAAGAATCAAGAAATAAAATGCCTTACGACAGGAGTTTCCTTGTAGCTATTCCAATTCCCTCAAGAGATGAAAGCAGAACAGAATTTGAATCTTCACAACGATGGAAAAATGTATTTGAAGAAAAATTAAATACATTATACAATGATTGGCTTCCAAAGGATATTTCAATAAAATCAGCAATTGATTTATTAAAAGTCCCTTACATTCCTTATTGGAGTTTTGGAGATCGTCTTCCAGTTATTGAAGAGGGTACATCAGAAAATAGTATTGGTTATAGTTATGAAAAAATTGCGCTCTTAATCAACAATGACTTTGATTGGAGTAAAGTAAAAACGGGATTGACTATAGAAGATATAGATACTATAATCGAAAAAAAAGAATCCAAATTATCATCAAAATTACCAAACATGGAAATAGAAAATTATATAATACAAAGAGTAGATGACCAAATTCGATACTATTCTATAGCAAGTAGTCGTAATAGATTATTATATCTAACAATTATGACATTTCAGATATTTCTTGGAGCATATCTCCCGATTTTAACAAGAGTAAGTTTGTCATTGAATATAGACTTACAGATTTCATTAATTGGAGCATTTATAATTATTTTAACTGGTTTGCAGGGAATAGGTAATTTTAAAGAAAAATGGGTTTTATATAGAAAAACTGCAGAGAAAATTAAACAAGAAAAGTTTAAATTTTTGACTATTCCAGATAAATACAAAGAAGAAGAATTTTTCAATTTTGTAAGAAAAATAGAAGAAATTTTTGCAAGTGAGAACAATGAATGGATAGATAGTGCAAAAAAGGAAAATTATAATTCGTCTTCAAAATGA
- a CDS encoding patatin-like phospholipase family protein, translated as MKKDKHDLIRLAKNYLRGEEIDKETFNELYEGLIQYEQFGYATEIILTRIEEIEKKGETIALKTYHELARNIYKDTTLSGYFKFEKALNVLKTHCKLDTTVDCETLGIAGAIYKYKWKFDHQFRNLLKSRAYYKKGYQLWKEDHSRLSSEYTAINYAYANELIVVKSLEQLSEIEGVTDEVIKKFNTSQNVRKEIIYTYVNDDLSVKTIGPDNWFYATIAEAYFGTRQYDKARHFIELYVSKIEETWKIQTFAQQLYQIASFQETEKRFNQLPNDPFETKKIDAKKQKECFLALEKNETENLSSSEFESKKEGKLGIGLSGGGFRAALFHIGVLASLAEKDKLRDIEVISCVSGGSIIGVYYYLKLKHLLETNEDKDIDKCAYVKIVKEIEIEFQAAVEKNLRVQVFSNFFKNVKMYYTKNYSRSYRLGELYEEYFYLPLFNKYFDKKVKAIYMDDLLINPKNASNFNIYNDNWKRKNKIPQLILNSTAVNTGHNWQFTATWMGEPPTYISDVVDVKPRLRRMYYQNAPEPYKKFRLGYAVAASSCVPVLFEPLLLSDLYEDIDLELIDGGVHDNQGIASILEQECTSVIISDGSAQMANNYKGVSNEVSLFLRVDTILQERLREIQLLDLKSRKYSESINQLYIVHLKKGLGQLPVSWINCTDVNRKILHDSEIEDVNELLDYGLMKKIQQQLSEVRTDLDSFNELESFALMYSGYQQTTHEVDYTFSDKPVQWNFKKIESSCRLPEKETQLMDQLKVSTYVPFKIVRLSKLLQYTVAAFGIVILILLINIFYKNWESPVPIFKITYQEVGVAVILIVLSIYYKFAKYINIESWIKKNIFYIIIIFFGFLLSNIYLLSFNKLYNKIGKMK; from the coding sequence ATGAAAAAAGATAAACACGACTTAATAAGATTAGCTAAAAATTACTTAAGAGGTGAAGAAATTGACAAGGAAACTTTTAATGAATTATATGAAGGCCTGATTCAATATGAGCAATTTGGTTATGCTACAGAAATTATTCTAACAAGGATTGAGGAAATAGAAAAAAAGGGGGAAACAATAGCGCTAAAAACTTATCATGAATTAGCCCGAAATATCTATAAAGACACTACTCTATCCGGTTATTTTAAATTTGAGAAAGCTTTGAATGTTTTAAAAACGCATTGCAAATTAGATACTACAGTAGATTGTGAAACACTGGGAATTGCAGGAGCTATTTATAAATACAAATGGAAATTTGACCATCAGTTCCGAAATTTATTAAAGTCCAGAGCCTATTATAAAAAAGGATATCAGTTATGGAAAGAAGATCATTCACGCCTTTCTTCTGAATATACCGCTATAAACTATGCTTATGCAAATGAATTAATTGTGGTTAAGAGTCTGGAACAACTTTCGGAAATAGAAGGAGTAACAGATGAAGTGATAAAAAAATTCAATACTTCACAAAATGTACGGAAAGAAATTATATATACTTATGTAAACGACGATCTCTCGGTAAAAACGATTGGTCCTGACAATTGGTTTTATGCTACTATAGCCGAAGCTTATTTTGGAACAAGACAATATGATAAAGCTAGACATTTTATAGAACTTTATGTTTCTAAAATTGAGGAGACTTGGAAAATACAAACATTTGCTCAACAGCTTTATCAGATTGCCTCATTTCAGGAAACAGAAAAAAGATTTAATCAGCTACCAAATGATCCTTTTGAAACAAAAAAAATAGATGCTAAAAAGCAGAAAGAATGCTTTTTAGCATTAGAAAAGAATGAAACGGAAAACTTAAGTTCTTCAGAGTTTGAATCCAAAAAAGAAGGTAAACTCGGAATTGGACTATCCGGAGGAGGATTCAGAGCTGCCTTATTTCATATAGGTGTTTTAGCCAGTCTGGCTGAAAAAGACAAATTAAGAGATATCGAAGTAATATCATGTGTATCTGGAGGTTCTATAATTGGAGTTTATTATTATTTAAAATTAAAACACTTACTAGAAACCAACGAAGATAAAGATATTGACAAATGCGCTTATGTCAAAATTGTTAAAGAAATTGAGATTGAGTTTCAGGCTGCAGTGGAGAAAAATCTAAGAGTTCAGGTTTTCTCCAATTTCTTTAAGAATGTCAAAATGTACTATACAAAAAATTACTCCCGAAGTTACCGATTAGGTGAATTATATGAAGAGTATTTTTATTTGCCACTATTTAACAAATATTTTGATAAGAAAGTAAAAGCAATTTATATGGATGATTTGCTTATCAATCCTAAAAATGCTTCAAACTTTAATATCTATAATGATAATTGGAAAAGAAAAAATAAAATTCCTCAATTAATACTGAATTCCACAGCTGTAAATACCGGACATAACTGGCAATTTACAGCTACTTGGATGGGAGAACCACCAACATACATTTCGGATGTTGTTGATGTAAAACCAAGATTACGCAGAATGTATTATCAAAATGCCCCTGAACCTTATAAAAAATTTAGATTAGGATATGCTGTCGCGGCTTCTTCTTGTGTACCCGTTCTTTTTGAACCTTTATTATTAAGCGATTTGTATGAGGATATTGATTTAGAATTAATAGATGGAGGCGTTCATGACAATCAAGGTATTGCCTCTATATTAGAACAAGAATGTACTTCTGTTATTATAAGTGATGGTAGTGCCCAAATGGCAAACAATTATAAAGGTGTTTCTAATGAAGTATCGCTTTTTTTAAGAGTAGACACTATCCTGCAGGAACGTCTAAGAGAAATACAATTACTTGATTTGAAATCCAGAAAGTATAGCGAAAGCATTAATCAACTTTATATAGTGCATCTAAAAAAAGGATTAGGTCAGCTTCCTGTAAGTTGGATTAACTGTACTGATGTGAATAGAAAAATCCTTCATGACAGCGAAATCGAAGACGTCAATGAACTATTAGATTATGGTTTGATGAAAAAAATTCAACAACAACTCTCAGAAGTCAGAACGGATCTGGATTCATTTAATGAATTAGAATCTTTTGCACTAATGTATAGCGGATACCAACAAACTACTCATGAAGTTGATTATACATTTAGCGATAAACCAGTACAATGGAACTTTAAAAAAATTGAATCAAGTTGTAGACTCCCTGAAAAAGAAACGCAATTAATGGATCAACTTAAAGTAAGTACTTATGTCCCTTTCAAAATTGTGCGCCTTTCTAAACTATTGCAATATACTGTTGCGGCATTCGGTATTGTCATATTAATACTTTTGATAAATATATTCTATAAAAATTGGGAATCTCCTGTCCCGATTTTCAAAATTACTTATCAGGAAGTAGGTGTAGCAGTCATCCTGATTGTCCTTTCCATATATTATAAGTTTGCCAAATACATAAATATTGAAAGCTGGATAAAGAAAAATATATTTTATATCATCATCATCTTTTTTGGTTTTTTATTATCTAACATTTACTTATTGTCTTTCAATAAATTATACAATAAAATAGGGAAAATGAAATAA